GGCCGTCGTCGGGGATGACCTGCGAGGGCGTGACGACCGTCGATTCCCCGGTGTGAATGCCCATCGGGTCGAGATTCTCCATGTTGCAGATGATGATACACGAATCGTCGGCGTCGCGCATCACCTCGTACTCCAGTTCGACCCATCCCGCGATGGACTCCGTGATGAGCACCTCGCTGTTGCGCGAGAGGCGCAGACCCTTGCGCACGCGCTCTTTCAGTTCGTCCATCTCGTGAACGACGCCCGACCCCGACCCGCCGAGGGTGTAGGTCGTGCGCGAGATGACCGGAAGACCGCCGACCGATTCGACAGCGTCCTCGACTCGTTCGCCGAGTGCCTCTTCGTCCAAGTCGCTGGTCGATTCGCCGTCGTCCAGCGAGATGGTCGTCGAGTACGGCATCGGTTGGTCGAGTTCCTGCATCCGTTGGCGGAACAGGTCGCGGTCTTCCGTCGCGTAGATGGTGTCGAGCGGCGTGCCCATGATTTCCACGTCGTACTCGTCCAGCACGCCCTCCTCGCTGAGTTCTGCGCTGACGTTCAGTCCCGTCTGTCCGCCGAGTCCCGCGATGACTCCGTCAGGGCGCTCCTTGCGGATGATTTCGGCGATGGCGTCCGTGGTGATGGGTTCGATGTACACCTCGTCGGCCATCTCTGGGTCGGTCATGATGGTCGCCGGATTGGAGTTGACGAGAACGACCCGTGCGCCCTCTTCCTGCAACGCGCGGCAGGCCTGTGCGCCGGAGTAGTCGAACTCTGCGGCCTGTCCGATTTGAATCGGGCCGCTTCCGATGAGCAAAATCGTCCTGTCCTCGGTGTCCTCACTCATGGTTGTTATCGGGGTAAAGTTCGTACATCGTAATAAGCGCCACGAATCATTACGAGGAACGAAACCCTATTTCGAATTTCGGAACTGGCACGAGACACAAAATGTGTTTGGTGAGTTACTGTTGAAGCTGTTGGAGTAATTGAAGTAATTCGATGATGACGGCTACTGATGCAGGCAATAAGCTAACGTGGAGTCGCCCCCGGCGACCTCTACCCTGTTACCAACCGATTCATATCCACCAGAGAAACCACGAACTACCGCAACTCACCATCTCCACAATTCCCCTCTCCACGAACGAGTCAGCAGGTAAAGCGTTTTACAGTCGGAACTACAACGTCCGACCATGTGGAAACGGTTGCTGGCGCTGTTGCTGTTGATTCCGTTAGCCGATTCGTTGTTCCTCGTCTTCGTTGCGACCCAGTTGCTAAGTTGGCAACTCACCGTCGCGCTCGTCGTGCTGACCGCCCTGCTCGGAATGCTTCTCGTGCGCGCGGAAGGAAGACATACGATTCGAAAGATTCAGGCAGACCTCCAGCACGGGGACATCCCCACCAATCGCATCATCGACGGGGGATTCTTGCTCATCGCGGGTGCCTTCCTGCTCACACCCGGACTGATTACCGACTCGCTCGGGTTCCTGCTAGCGTTCCCCGTGACGCGCGCTGTGTTCCGAAAGGTCGCAAAGAAGTGGATAATCACGCCCTACATCGACAAACAGACCGGCGGGTTCGCTTCGGGCAACGTCTACACGTTCGGTTTCCCGAACCCCGGAAATACGAGCGGCGGAGCGAGCAGTTCGGGCAGTTCGACTGGCAACAACAGCGACACCTATCGAGTGGATTCCGACGCCTACGACATCGACTTCGAGGACGACTCCGATTCGAAAAGAAACCCTTAAACGTTGCAGGGCGCAACGATGAAATGCGCCAACCGGGGCCAATAGCTCAGTTAGGTTGAGCGCTCGGCTGATAACCGGGAGGTCCGCGGTTCAAATCCGCGTTGGCCCATTTGATTTTGTGTGACATATTAGTTGACGGAAACGGATAGTACAAGATCCACAAAGGCCAAATACGCCGTTTCCATTTTCCGCGAAGCGGATTAGACCAATATATCCCAACAGGTAACCCTTTGGAACTGACGTGTACCCCGCCTACGTTTTGCACTAC
The window above is part of the Haladaptatus cibarius D43 genome. Proteins encoded here:
- a CDS encoding FxsA family protein — protein: MWKRLLALLLLIPLADSLFLVFVATQLLSWQLTVALVVLTALLGMLLVRAEGRHTIRKIQADLQHGDIPTNRIIDGGFLLIAGAFLLTPGLITDSLGFLLAFPVTRAVFRKVAKKWIITPYIDKQTGGFASGNVYTFGFPNPGNTSGGASSSGSSTGNNSDTYRVDSDAYDIDFEDDSDSKRNP